The window GGAAGAGGTCGGAAGGATCGGCGGCACGCGGGTTCTGCTTATCTCCGACGAAGGGGTCCGGAGGGCTGGACTGCTCGACCGCGTCACGGAGAGCCTTGACCATGCTTCCGTTCCCTGGGACCTGTTTCTCGATGTGGAACCCAACCCGAAAGACCGGAATGTCCATGCCGCGGCTGCCGCAGTGTCCAAATCGGGGGCGGACTGTCTCGTGGCGGTGGGCGGAGGCAGCCCCATCGACTGTGCCAAGGCCGTGGCCATCGTGGCCGCGGCGGGGGGCAAGGTCAGGGAGTACGAGGGACGCTTCAAAACCTCCGTCCTTCCCCTTCCCATCATTGCCGTGCCGACTACTGCCGGAACGGCGAGCGAGCTGACCTTCGGCTCCGTCATCACGGACACGGCGGCGAAATTCAAGTTCACCGTCAAGAGTCCCCTGCTGGCCCCGAAAGTGGCCCTGGCCGACCCGGAAATGACGGCCACCATGCCGAAGAACCTCACCGCATTCACGGGAATGGACGCCCTGACCCACGCCATCGAAGCCTATACCTGCCGGGCCGCCACGCCCTTCTCCGACGCTCCTGCCATTGTGGCCATGGAGCTTATCGGGAAGTATCTTCGCAGGGCCTGGAAGGACGGCTCCGACATGGAGGCCAGGGAGGGAATGCTCCTCGGGAGCCTCCTCGCCGGGGTGGCCTTCAGCCATTCCGACGTGGCGGCGGTCCACTGCCTCGCCGAGGCTCTGGGCGCACTGTACGACGCTCCTCACGGAGCCTGCAACTCCATCGCCCTTCCGGCCGTAATGGAATTTTCCATGGATGCCTGCGTGGACCGGTACGCCAGGGTGGCCGCCTGCCTCGGCCTGTCCTTCTCCACTCCCCGGGAGGGGGCGGAAAAGGCCGTGGAAGAAGTGAAGCGGATGGCCATAGATCTTGAGCTGCCCTCTCTTTCGGTTTTCGGCATCAAAGAGGAGGATTTCGACGAGATCGCCGCGAAATCGGAGGCCAACTCGTCGAATCCGGACAACCCGAAGATCCTCACGAAGGCCGACTATGTCGGGATCCTCAAAAAACTGACCTCCGCATAAGGAGGGGTCCGCCGTGCCGGCCTGCTGAAAATCCGGGTTTCCGCGGAGAAAGGCTGTTTTGAAGGCGGACAGGAAAAGGAAACAGAAAAGCGAAGGGAGAACGGGCAGTTCCCGCCTTCGCTTTTTTATTGCTCGAGAAGGGCCGCCATCTCCTCCATGTTTTCGGCCAGCTTGTCCCGGAAAGCGAGCAGGAGCGGCTCCAGGGAGGTTCGGCTTGTCATGGTGAAGACCAGCTTGTGGGGGAACATCAGGTAACGGACGCCGAACCCCTCGTCGTCCGACGGGCCGTAACCGTAGATGCGGAATGCCTCAGTGGGGCCCGTGCTCGTGGAGACCATGTTCCTGGAAAGAACGGCGTATCCGGGCGAGGAAAAGAGGGCCGGCGGTTCGTGAACTCCTATCTCCCGGCCGAAGCGTTCCATCATCTTCCGGAGGCCGAAGAGGTGGCGGTCCACTCCCCGCCCGTCCCGGCATTCCGAGACCCGTTCACTGTGGGCCCTTGAGGCGGCCTTCAGGGCTTCCGCGGTCCGCCTGTGCGCGAAGGCGGCCGCTTCCGCCGTGACTGGGCGCATGGCCTCGGTGCGGCCCAGGAGAAACTGCCGGGTCATCACCGCTTCATAGGCGTTCAGGAATCTTCCGTACAGGCCGAAGACCGATGTCTGCATGGCCACCTGGCAGAATGCGTCGGGACTCATCCCGAGGCCCTTGATTTTCTCCCGTCCGAAGGCTGAGAATTCAAGGACGGCCAGCGTAGTGTTCTTCCGCAGGCAGTGGAGGGCCTGTCCGGCTTCTTCGAGATGCCGGACGGCTTCTTCGGAAAGGTGAAAGGGCAGCGGCAGGGCGGAAAGAGCCTGCCATTTCCCATATCCGCCCGTCCCGCCGGACCTGAGAATGACGGATGCAAGAAGCGCGTGCTGGGAGCCGTCCAGGCCGGAGTGCTCGAAGTTCAGGCCCGCTTCTCCCCTTTCATCGACGATGATCTGGAAAGACTTGTCATACCATCGGTTCGCTCCTCCTCCGGAGAGATAGTGAAGCCCCTTCCCCTGGAGAGAGGGCGGGGTTTCCGGGTCGAGACAGAGGACAAAGAGGGCCGACTCTATTCTCTCCAGGTTCCCGCGGTTCTCCGGACAGATGGAGGCGATCGTTTCCCTGAGAGCCCCCCAATCCCTCCGGGGGAGTGATGTGCCGAGGCCGATCTCCCCGCCGGGCCGCGGGGAAGCGGCAATTTCATCGAGACGGACGGCGAGGCTTTCATGGGATGCCTCGTTCCCCTCCGGAGAGAGGACGTCCAGCGACCATGCCCCTCCCCCGCACAGGACGGTGATGTGGCGGCTGTCCGGCCGCGTGGCGAGTTCGTCGCCGGAGAGACCGGCAATTCTCGTGGTGCCGAACAGATTTCTGTACTGGCTCATGCACAGAGGCGTTCCCCGGTCGGTATCGGGAGGGAGGGTTTCGCTGTCGATGCTTTTTTTCAGGGAGAGTGCGGCGGAGATCAGCCATGCTGCCCTCCGGGAGCGGGGGGACGGGCTGAGGAGAGGCGGAAGGTCCAACAGGGAAAAGACATTGCTGTTGATCACAAGGGGGGCGGGGGATTCGAGATAGGTCCGGAGCCAGAAGTCCGAGAGCCAGCTTTCCGGCGTCTCTTCGGACCACTCCTCCAGGCGGCGCTGGAGCTTTCTGCCCGCCCCGCCGGGAGCGAGAAAGGCCCGGGCTGACTCCGCCGTCTCATGCCGGCCCTGTTCGTCAAGAAGGGGAGCCGTCCAGTCCAAAAATTTCGGGAGGGTTTCCTCAAGAGGAAGAACAGGGAGCCTGGGAAGGCTCCCCTGGAAAGCAAACGTGCCGGATGTTTCCGGATATTTTTCAGCCATGGAGAAGGTTACCTCTTGGGCGGTTCCCACCGCTTGGCCATGTTCTGAGTGAGACGGTCGATGACAATGGCCAGGAACACCACGCTCATGCCCGCTTCGAATCCCCTGCCCACGTCGATGCGGTTGATGGAGAGCAGGACTTCCTGTCCCAGGCCCCGGGCACCGATCATGGACGAGATGACGACCATGGCCAGGGCCATCATGGTGGTCTGGTTCACTCCTGCCAGGATGCTCGGCATGGCAAGGGGAAGGCGCACTTCCCTGATGAGCTGCCAGCGCGTGGCGCCGTAGGCCAGGGCAGCCTCCTCCACGGGCTTGGGAACCTGGTTCAGCCCGAGGGCGGTCAGCCTGATCACGGGAGGAAGGGCGTAGATAAGGGTGGCGAGAACAGCGGGGACCTTGCCCAGTCCGAAAAGCATCATTGCCGGTATGAGGTAGACAAAGCTCGGCATGGTCTGCATTCCGTCCAGAAGGGGACGGAGAACGGCGGCGACGGGCCGCAGCTCCGCCATGAGCACGCCGAGGGGCAGCCCGATGATCAATGCCATAAGAACGGCGGTGATGATCACCGAAAGGCTTTCGACGGCCATTGCCCAGAGACCGAACATGCCGATGACGAAGGGCAGGGATGCCAGAATCACGGAGGAAATGAGTTTTTTCGACGAATACCAGCTCAGCAGAAAGACGCCCGCTATGTAGGCCCACCACGGGATGAACGTGAGAATCGAGTTGACTCCGAGGAGGAACGAGAGTATCCCGTCGGAAATGGAATCGAAGACGGGGGAGTAGGCCTCGATGAGATTGTTAATGAATTCATTCACCGCCCCGGCCACGTGGTACCGGAAAGCTTCAGGAAACATGGGATGCTCCCTCCTTCCCCGCCCTGCTTCTGGCCAGGACCTCTTCGGCCCGCCTCATCTGCTCCCGTTCGTCGCTGACGAACCGCATGACATAATCATCTGCCGGGTTCGCGATGACCTCGTCGGGAGACCCGACCTGGACGATCTCTCCTTTTTTCATGATGGCCATGCGGTCTCCCATGCGGAGCGCCTCGGAAAGGTCATGGGTCACGAAAAAGATGGTCTTGTGCATAACCTTCTGAAGATGGATCATCTCGTCCTGCAGCTCCCGCCGGATGAGGGGGTCGAGCCCGCTGAACGGCTCGTCCATGAGCAGGATGGGCGCGTCCATGACGAGAGCCCGGGCGATACCCACCCTCTGGCGCATGCCGCCGCTCAGGGACGCCGGGTAGTATTTCTCCCATCCCTTGAGCCCGACCTTTTCGATAGCGTCCGCTGCTTTTCCCATCCTGCATTCCTTTTCTTCTCCCCTGAGCTTCAGGCCGAAGGTGACGTTCTGCAGAACCGTGCGGTGGGGCAGCAGGCCATAATGCTGGAAGACCATGGCGATTTTTTCCCTGCGGAAATTGACGAGCTGCCGTTTGTTCATCGCCGTCACGTTCTCGCCGTTGATGATGATTTCGCCGGAGGTTGGTTCCACGAGACGGAGCAGGCACCGGATAAGGGTCGATTTGCCGCTGCCGGAGAGCCCCATGATGATGAACGTCTCTCCCTGCCTGATTTCCAGTGACACGTTTTTCATCGCCACCACGGCGTCTTCTCCCCTGTCAAGCTCCTCCACACGCTCCTCGTTCTCCACGTCCGAAGAAGAAACGGTCAGGCCCTTCTTACGGGTATAGATTTTCCAGAGGTCGCGGATAAGAATGGCCTCCGCTGCGGTTCCGCCCCCGGAAACGCCGGATGCGGCGTCCGCCTGCTGCGGGGCGTCCAACTATTTCTCCTCCTTCAGCGCCGCGGTCACTTTTTCAGCCACGTCGGAGGAAACCCAGGATGTCCAGACATCCTCGAAATTTTTCAGGAACCAGACGGCGGCCTGCCGCGTATCCGCCTTCGTCTCGAACATGAAGCCGAGGACCTTGTTGTTCTGCTCGAGGGTTGTGCTGTAGTTTTTCAGGAATGCCGCGATGTCGGGGTTGGCCTCCGCGAACTTCGCATTGGCGACGATGAGCACACGCACCGACGGAATGGCGCAGGCGTACAGGTTCTCGTCGTTCCAGAGCTTTTCATCGTAGGGGGGCTCTTCGAGCATGGTCATGTCAAGAAGCCCCATGACCCACGTGGGCTCCCAGTAATAGGCCAGGACGGGCTGGCCCCGGTCGTAGGCCCTCTTGATGGCGGTGGAGAGGGCGGTTTCGGAGCCTGCGGAAAAGGCATCGTAATGCTTGTCCAGGCCGTAGCCCCTGATCTTCATCTCGTTGATGGACGTGACCTTCCAGCCTGCCGGTCCGTTGAGAAGGCGCCCCTTCTTCGGGTTCTCGGGGTCCTTGAAGAGCTCCCAGTATTTCGGAAGGTCGGCAACGGACTTGAGGTCGGGAGCGACCGGCTTGATACCCCGGGCTTCGTCTCCCTTGATCATGTAGGTGGGAACGTACCATCCCTGGGGGGCGTCGGGGAAATTCGTTCCGAGGCTCACCATTTTTCCGCTGGCCGTGGCTTTATCCCAGAACTCGAGAATGTTGTCAACCCAGCCTTCCATGGAAAAGTCGGCGTCTCCCCGCTCGATGCCCATCATTCCCGGAAGGGACTCGGCGAAGATGAAGTCAGTCTCTTTGCCGAATCCTTTCTCGATGATGTAGGCCGCAATGCGGTTGTGGATCTGGACGCTGTCCCAGCTGAAGTCGACCAGCGTCACGGGGCGGGCTGCCGCCGTTCCCGGAAAGGCGGTAAACAGGCATAGGACTGCAAGAACAAGCGCAATAGTGGTTCGCATTTTCATGCAAACACCTCCTGGTAGGAATTTTTTGCGTTGGATGCCGGTAAAGGAAATGGACATCCGCGAAGAAAAATGAAGTGTTTCCCCTCGGGGTGAACATGTATTATCTGATTAAAACTCAAGGCGCACAATTTGTCAAGATAGATAATTCTGTATTGTATATCCACCCTCCCCCTGTGGGCGCAGGCCCCGGCAGGGGGTATACTTATCCTCACCTACTATCCAAAAGGGGGCTGAGCTATGCGAAACGTGGTGAACGGTATGAAGGGATATTTTGACCGGGGGATGGACTTCCTGTTCAGGCAGATCGACGAATGCCCGGACGACCTCTGGAACAGGAAGGGCGGCGGATTCTTTTATTGGCAGCAGGTGTACCATGCGTTCTTCTGCGTGGACTATTTCCTTCTCCCCCCCGAAGGGGAGATGGTGGAAGAACCTTTCGGACGGGCTGTGGCCATGTTCAGCGAGGTGCCTCCGGTAGCTCCTTCGAAGGAGACTGTGAGAGAATTCGGCGCAGTCATGAGGAAAAAGGCGGACGAGTGGATTGCCGCCCTCGACGACGAGTCCCTGGGGCTCAGGCATGAGGGAATGACGGCCCGGAAGAAGGCGGAAACATGCAACGGTGCGGTTTTTGCCTCCCTGTGCGGCCACAACATGTACCACGTGGGGTGCCTCGATTCGGTGCTCCGGGAGCATGGCCTGAAGGGAGTCTACTGATCCCTGACGGTCCCTGACGGACGGGGAGACCGGTTCCGGAGGGCAGACCCGTCATGGTATGATGAACCCCGGTCCTGCAGGACCGGGGTTTTTCCTGCGGCCCGCAGGAGCACGAAAGTGTACGGAGAGGAGGAGTATGGTGCCGGCCCCATTGTTTGTCTTCGCCCCGGACAGGTCTGTTCTCGGCCTTTCTGGCGGTCCTCGTGTCGGGGGCCTCTGTTCTGGCGTCCGCCGGGTACTTTTCCTCTCCTGAAGACCGCCGCTTTTACTCTTCCTGGACCGCCGTCTTCCTCC of the Aminivibrio pyruvatiphilus genome contains:
- a CDS encoding iron-containing alcohol dehydrogenase, translated to MFPSFSYEMPTRVEFGRGVALRTGEEVGRIGGTRVLLISDEGVRRAGLLDRVTESLDHASVPWDLFLDVEPNPKDRNVHAAAAAVSKSGADCLVAVGGGSPIDCAKAVAIVAAAGGKVREYEGRFKTSVLPLPIIAVPTTAGTASELTFGSVITDTAAKFKFTVKSPLLAPKVALADPEMTATMPKNLTAFTGMDALTHAIEAYTCRAATPFSDAPAIVAMELIGKYLRRAWKDGSDMEAREGMLLGSLLAGVAFSHSDVAAVHCLAEALGALYDAPHGACNSIALPAVMEFSMDACVDRYARVAACLGLSFSTPREGAEKAVEEVKRMAIDLELPSLSVFGIKEEDFDEIAAKSEANSSNPDNPKILTKADYVGILKKLTSA
- a CDS encoding choline/carnitine O-acyltransferase; its protein translation is MAEKYPETSGTFAFQGSLPRLPVLPLEETLPKFLDWTAPLLDEQGRHETAESARAFLAPGGAGRKLQRRLEEWSEETPESWLSDFWLRTYLESPAPLVINSNVFSLLDLPPLLSPSPRSRRAAWLISAALSLKKSIDSETLPPDTDRGTPLCMSQYRNLFGTTRIAGLSGDELATRPDSRHITVLCGGGAWSLDVLSPEGNEASHESLAVRLDEIAASPRPGGEIGLGTSLPRRDWGALRETIASICPENRGNLERIESALFVLCLDPETPPSLQGKGLHYLSGGGANRWYDKSFQIIVDERGEAGLNFEHSGLDGSQHALLASVILRSGGTGGYGKWQALSALPLPFHLSEEAVRHLEEAGQALHCLRKNTTLAVLEFSAFGREKIKGLGMSPDAFCQVAMQTSVFGLYGRFLNAYEAVMTRQFLLGRTEAMRPVTAEAAAFAHRRTAEALKAASRAHSERVSECRDGRGVDRHLFGLRKMMERFGREIGVHEPPALFSSPGYAVLSRNMVSTSTGPTEAFRIYGYGPSDDEGFGVRYLMFPHKLVFTMTSRTSLEPLLLAFRDKLAENMEEMAALLEQ
- a CDS encoding ABC transporter permease translates to MFPEAFRYHVAGAVNEFINNLIEAYSPVFDSISDGILSFLLGVNSILTFIPWWAYIAGVFLLSWYSSKKLISSVILASLPFVIGMFGLWAMAVESLSVIITAVLMALIIGLPLGVLMAELRPVAAVLRPLLDGMQTMPSFVYLIPAMMLFGLGKVPAVLATLIYALPPVIRLTALGLNQVPKPVEEAALAYGATRWQLIREVRLPLAMPSILAGVNQTTMMALAMVVISSMIGARGLGQEVLLSINRIDVGRGFEAGMSVVFLAIVIDRLTQNMAKRWEPPKR
- a CDS encoding betaine/proline/choline family ABC transporter ATP-binding protein (Members of the family are the ATP-binding subunit of ABC transporters for substrates such as betaine, L-proline or other amino acids, choline, carnitine, etc. The substrate specificity is best determined from the substrate-binding subunit, rather than this subunit, as it interacts with the permease subunit and not with substrate directly.); the protein is MDAPQQADAASGVSGGGTAAEAILIRDLWKIYTRKKGLTVSSSDVENEERVEELDRGEDAVVAMKNVSLEIRQGETFIIMGLSGSGKSTLIRCLLRLVEPTSGEIIINGENVTAMNKRQLVNFRREKIAMVFQHYGLLPHRTVLQNVTFGLKLRGEEKECRMGKAADAIEKVGLKGWEKYYPASLSGGMRQRVGIARALVMDAPILLMDEPFSGLDPLIRRELQDEMIHLQKVMHKTIFFVTHDLSEALRMGDRMAIMKKGEIVQVGSPDEVIANPADDYVMRFVSDEREQMRRAEEVLARSRAGKEGASHVS
- a CDS encoding ABC transporter substrate-binding protein; the protein is MKMRTTIALVLAVLCLFTAFPGTAAARPVTLVDFSWDSVQIHNRIAAYIIEKGFGKETDFIFAESLPGMMGIERGDADFSMEGWVDNILEFWDKATASGKMVSLGTNFPDAPQGWYVPTYMIKGDEARGIKPVAPDLKSVADLPKYWELFKDPENPKKGRLLNGPAGWKVTSINEMKIRGYGLDKHYDAFSAGSETALSTAIKRAYDRGQPVLAYYWEPTWVMGLLDMTMLEEPPYDEKLWNDENLYACAIPSVRVLIVANAKFAEANPDIAAFLKNYSTTLEQNNKVLGFMFETKADTRQAAVWFLKNFEDVWTSWVSSDVAEKVTAALKEEK
- a CDS encoding DinB family protein translates to MRNVVNGMKGYFDRGMDFLFRQIDECPDDLWNRKGGGFFYWQQVYHAFFCVDYFLLPPEGEMVEEPFGRAVAMFSEVPPVAPSKETVREFGAVMRKKADEWIAALDDESLGLRHEGMTARKKAETCNGAVFASLCGHNMYHVGCLDSVLREHGLKGVY